Proteins found in one Salmo salar chromosome ssa26, Ssal_v3.1, whole genome shotgun sequence genomic segment:
- the LOC106587395 gene encoding stereocilin, producing MTVFRVMRITLLVVLLGNTSTNSSASKKEDQREPIFKELVSIWRKGGGWYPTKEPASPERTQDQQVHSVVRSIMGSLKTLGLLPSKNMGLPSLQKPVDRHRLSGFLYNISMYLQEMGAELEERQLVSDEEQLWEKVLQSFIQSEGGAALNQWDSREPPRPSVRLQDWFLSLRGSPHWDGLLGLLQSLMSLSERQPYRPLLDFLSQNWRTVSALLEAALQALVSGTYGQASAGLQGFICALRGRGECAFSVSWLTQFLRFMEIRNWKPVVNLHPAGMGANQRRGSAAFGRLKPFSMPPKALREEGLSGNATQGDVGDRRDMGGDLDSLQTLLLQALSRSDGGQRAGQLAEQNPALLQGLDGLRRGFLHRVGSSVYGNLRRKVSRVTMALLDDVSSVVDVPQPKHKGRCSVGDLRQLILWGIRHNVTWNAQALGFNSQGPPSTPPFLSCPAIEGVSGDPRPPPRPSRPRPALSPRRAPKQKHPPSSTPVPRRSRLLKPQSEAVEVGHSHLREMRYFASAEILEAACNASIPGLTGVSNFTVFLYCNLFDGDDGSVDPEVGQVGPDLHATCSDAAWYLSAAEDDFLWVHVCSEFFAHQFNNTVCANSSFWLQRAHQAAEMKDYHYFNQSSIGDLCVQLSGEVVEGGGSPGPDEACLAQLGTRSLSAQDFRRCFLPNTSALVSALCGSESPEAHPSHPSIPEGSWAAEYCSRLHNSSHPESIEDTCDYRKWSLQHFTNASLLELCVSTEGLREYVCSNATLYRRLLPAYPKFSDLCVDLDVEQEDRKCFLQWFFDMLPAPYDFDTSQLCVSPAPLLVEALHRLSVCEVDGGERGGWVGAVGYVLRVLDFVVGLSAGLDEGEGEVRQGLGQAILLSSLLDNASFWATLRPDASLSVLQTVGLFLRKEQSAALKEDLLSCFSPVLWDLIEREDNSSALRVLMQEYLQMPRESIRTLVMSAEKDAVKRFLSHMHQSWDQLHVETTQSSQRELQAMETMTSAFIHKFPRVTPDLFVDLSQFIPFMSVSDIMSFPTSLLVNTSVLMAIRDHSTEMKSPQKQAFVKRLLQSSVVGDVPSWPPYFLSSILPLLPHLPVSQFQQLTSDQLSLWLVQAVRPLNASTLPPPALATLRGLLPQLGASFLQSLPSLQLLDLLTHPGLPSFSPAQLTMDTLCRLKPLLPGLSPAVLRGIHWSEISGTTHCQCWRTLLADLKPALRAMLHRALQEALASNSRNFTVQLQCLLPFVPLRELIEVLDGETFLRDMSLYRDLPWSPQQAQLLFKRTHQSEIITRDTVEDLGHIAGGMSCDWLKLWTNETNFSELLQFVSELPGGVRPALRKCVVEELRKRPEEDLDGISPWFAAELPVNLIESLSNTSLTAILAHIQQHFVEFLKLPRHKQMALAEKAITVLGTSQGLAEGELRGASVDLLGPLLPFLDRDTLGLVDRGALGLQLDELRGYCLPRDTLKDMAALLTGRDLLGEVSAWTVGDVELVGRLLFTLSPKQINSIPLVVLSADTVEEVLAGQWRWENSDVGQACVSQCVDQQGQRERIHSLIRGVVRAQSRRRKVPVPSCGDIRGTFPSAWTANQLSRMAGEELRQCMEVIGQDASLSPEQRRALWVKLRQAYSPVRGLRPEQVLGLGCLVTELGERELQDTNLTDLGVLAYLGALTDWSPKKMRAAVVGVMRKRKLKVEQLGAVEVASLGHLLCGFTPSEINRLDPYNLSMAALFLRELALPCSEQQMEALTARLSSPQAFGPVSTWGPEVFTEIGTLAAGLEDMVLSALVQEQVEGLIPEAIALIPPTKMAVVFSAVQLSWLNVEQAWVVTEKQWVELNSGQRHALGLAQYEGDVLLEHRGRNVAPATRSADSLTVCLLSLCCMLWQLS from the exons ATGACGGTGTTTAGGGTCATGCGCATCACACTGTTGGTTGTTTTACTGGGCAATACATCCACCAACAGTTCAG CAAGTAAAAAAGAGGACCAAAGAGAGCCCATTTTCAAGGAGTTAGTATCAATATGGCGTAAAGGAGGGGGGTGGTATCCTACCAAAGAGCCTGCCTCCCCGGAGAGAACCCAAGACCAGCAGGTCCACAGCGTGGTGAGGAGCATCATGGGAAGTCTGAAGACCCTGGGCCTGCTGCCCAGTAAGAACATgggcctcccctccctccagaagCCTGTGGACAGGCACCGTCTGTCAGGCTTCCTCTACAATATCTCCATGTACCTCCAGGAGATGGGTGCTGAGCTGGAGGAGCGACAGCTTGTCTCTGACGAGGAACAACTGTGGGAGAAGGTATTACAGTCCTTCATCCAGTCAGAAGGGGGTGCTGCGCTGAACCAGTGGGACAGCCGGGAGCCCCCCAGGCCCAGCGTCAGACTCCAGGACTGGTTTCTGTCCCTGAGAGGCAGCCCTCACTGGGACGGGCTGCTGGGGCTTCTGCAGAGCCTCATGTCCCTGTCTGAGCGGCAGCCCTACAGGCCCCTGCTTGACTTCCTGTCCCAGAACTGGAGGACAGTGAGTGCCCTGCTTGAGGCGGCCCTGCAGGCGCTGGTCAGCGGGACCTATGGCCAGGCCAGCGCCGGGCTGCAGGGCTTCATCTGTGCCCTGAGGGGCCGAGGTGAATGTGCCTTCAGTGTCAGCTGGCTAACACAGTTCCTCCGCTTCATGGAGATACGCAACTGGAAGCCCGTGGTGAACCTGCaccctgcggggatgggggccaACCAGAGAAGGGGCTCGGCTGCTTTTGGGCGCCTGAAACCCTTCAGCATGCCCCCCAAGGCCCTGAGAGAGGAGGGGTTGTCTGGGAATGCCACTCAAGGGGACGTTGGGGACAGAAGGGACATGGGGGGAGACCTGGACTCCCTTCAGACACTGCTCCTGCAGGCTTTATCACGCTCCGATGGGGGGCAGAGGGCGGGGCAGCTGGCAGAGCAAAACCCTGCCCTGCTGCAGGGATTGGACGGCCTCAGAAGGGGATTCTTGCACAGGGTGGGCAGCTCGGTGTACGGCAACCTGAGGAGAAAGGTGTCCCGTGTTACCATGGCGCTGCTTGATGATGTCAGCAGCGTGGTGGACGTGCCACAGCCCAAACATAAGGGCAGATGTTCCGTTG GTGACCTGAGACAGCTAATCTTATG GGGGATTAGACATAATGTCACGTGGAATGCTCAGGCTCTGGGCTTCAACTCGCAGGGCCCTCCCAgcacccctcccttcctctcctgccCAGCCATAGAGGGTGTGAGTGGGGACCCCAGACCCCCACCACGCCCCTCTCGCCCTAGACCAGCCCTGTCACCCCGCAGGGCGCCCAAACAGAAACATCCACCCAGCTCAACCCCAGTACCCCGCCGTTCCCGTCTCCTCAAGCCCCAGTCTGAGGCAGTAGAAGTTGGCCACAGCCACCTGAGAGAGATGAGGTACTTTGCCTCAGCAGAGATCCTGGAAGCAGCGTGTAACGCCTCTATCCCAGGCCTTACTGGGGTGTCCAACTTCACTGTgttcctctactgtaacctgttCGACGGGGACGATGGGTCTGTGGACCCGGAGGTTGGTCAGGTGGGACCCGACCTACACGCCACGTGTTCCGACGCCGCCTGGTACCTGTCTGCAGCCGAGGATGACTTCCTGTGGGTCCACGTCTGCAGCGAGTTCTTCGCTCACCAGTTCAACAACACTGTGTGTGCCAACTCCTCCTTTTGGCTGCAGCGAGCACACCAG GCTGCAGAGATGAAGGACTACCACTACTTCAACCAGTCCAGTATAGGTGACCTGTGTGTGCAGCTGTCAGGGGAGGTGGTGGAGGGCGGGGGCAGCCCAGGGCCTGACGAAGCCTGCCTGGCCCAGCTGGGCACCAGGTCCCTCAGCGCCCAGGACTTCAGACGATGCTTCCTGCCCAACACTTCTGCTCTGGTCTCAGCCCTGTGTGGCAGCGAGTCCCCTGAGGCCCATCCCTCCCACCCATCCATTCCGGAGGGCAGCTGGGCTGCAGAGTACTGCTCCAGACTCCACAACTCCTCCCACCCTGAATCCATAGAAGACACATGTGACTACAGGAAGTGGAGCCTGCAGCATTTCACCAATGCCTCCCTGCTGGAGCTCTGTGTCAGTACAGAGGGGCTGAGGGAGTACGTTTGTAGCAATGCCACCCTCTACCGCAGGCTACTCCCAGCCTATCCTAAGTTCTCTGACCTTTGTGTTGACCTGGATGTAGAACAGGAGGACAGGAAGTGCTTCCTCCAGTGGTTCTTTGACATGCTCCCGGCGCCGTACGACTTTGACACATCACAGCTGTGTGTGAGTCCTGCTCCGCTGCTGGTGGAGGCACTGCACAGGctgagtgtgtgtgaggtggatgggGGTGAGCGAGGAGGCTGGGTGGGGGCTGTGGGGTACGTGCTGAGGGTACTGGACTTTGTGGTTGGGCTCTCGGCGGGACTggatgagggggagggggaggtgaggCAGGGCCTGGGTCAGGCCAtcctcctctccagtctcctTGACAACGCCTCATTCTGGGCAACTCTGCGTCCTGACGCCTCACTGAGCGTGCTCCAAACCGTGGGCTTGTTCCTGCGCAAGGAGCAGAGCGCCGCTCTCAAAGAGGACCTGCTTAGCTGCTTCAGT CCTGTATTATGGGACCTCATTGAGAGAGAGGACAACTCCTCTGCCCTCAGAGTCCTAATGCAG GAGTACCTCCAAATGCCCAGGGAGAGTATCCGCACACTGGTGATGTCAGCAGAGAAAGATGCGGTGAAGAGGTTTCTGTCTCACATGCACCAGAGCTGGGACCAGCTGCACGTAGAAACCACTCAG tcctctcagAGAGAACTGCAGGCCATGGAGACCATGACGTCCGCCTTCATCCACAAGTTCCCTcgtgtgacccctgacctcttcGTCGACCTATCACAGTTCATACCTTTCATGTCCGTCTCTGACATCATGAGCTTCCCCACCTCCCTGTTGGTCAACACCAGTGT GTTGATGGCGATCCGTGACCACAGCACAGAGATGAAGTCTCCACAGAAACAGGCGTTTGTGAAGAGGCTCCTGCAGTCCAGTGTGGTGGGAGATGTCCCTTCCTGGCCACCATACTTCCTCAGCTCCATCCTCCCACTGCTCCCACACCTCCCAGTCAGCCAATTTCAACAGCTGACATCAGACCAG CTGTCCCTCTGGCTGGTCCAGGCGGTGCGGCCTCTGAACGCCAGCACTCTACCTCCTCCAGCACTGGCCACCCTCAGGGGCCTACTGCCCCAGCTAGGGGCTTCCTTCCTGCAGTCACTGCCCTCACTACAGCTCTTGGACCTGCTAACACACCCAGGCCTGCCCAGCTTCTCCCCAGCACAG CTCACCATGGATACACTGTGCAGGCTGAAGCCCTTACTGCCTGGCCTGTCCCCTGCTGTGCTCAGAGGCATACACTGGTCCGAGATCAGTGGAACCACTCACTGCCAGTGCTGGCGCACTCTACTGGCTGACCTGAAGCCTGCCCTTAGAGCCATGCTCCACAGGGCACTGCAGGAG GCTTTAGCCAGCAACTCAAGGAACTTCACAGTGCAGCTCCAATGTCTCCTGCCGTTTGTGCCCCTGAGGGAGCtgatagaggttctggatggagAGACATTCCTGAGAGATATGAGCCTGTACAGAGACCTGCCCTGGTCCCCTCAACAG GCTCAGCTACTTTTCAAGAGGACCCATCAATCTGAAATCATTACCAGAGACACTGTAGA GGACTTGGGCCATATTGCTGGTGGAATGAGCTGTGATTGGCTAAAGCTTTGGACCAATGAAACCAATTTTTCAGAGTTGcttcagtttgtcagtgagtTGCCAGGAGGGGTGAGACCAGCTCTG AGGAAATGCGTCGTAGAGGAGCTGCGGAAAAGACCAGAGGAAGACCTGGATGGTATAAGCCCCTGGTTTGCTGCAGAATTACC GGTGAACCTGATTGAGAGCCTGTCTAATACTTCACTGACAGCCATCCTGGCTCACATTCAGCAGCACTTTGTGGAATTCCTCAAGCTGCCCCGTCATAAGCAGATGGCCTTAGCAGAAAAGGCCATCACTGTGCTG GGCACCTCTCAGGGCCTGGCTGAGGGGGAGCTCAGGGGGGCCTCTGTGGACCTCCTGGGGCCCCTGTTGCCCTTCCTGGACAGGGATACCCTGGGGCTGGTGGACAGAGGGGCCCTGGGGCTGCAGCTGGATGAGCTGAGGGGGTACTGCCTGCCCAGGGACACCCTGAAGGACATGGCTGCTCTGCTTACTGGGAGAGACCTGCTGGG AGAGGTATCGGCATGGACGGTTGGTGATGTGGAGCTTGTTGGCAGACTGTTGTTTACTCTCTCTCCAAAACAGATCAACTCCATCCCACTG GTGGTGTTGAGTGCAGACACGGTGGAGGAGGTTCTGGCAGGTCAGTGGCGCTGGGAGAACAGTGATGTGGGTCAGgcctgtgtgtcccagtgtgtggaccagcagggccagagagagaggatcCACAGCCTGATACGGGGGGTCGTcagagcacagagcaggaggagaAAAG TGCCAGTCCCAAGCTGTGGTGACATAAGAGGCACCTTCCCCTCAGCATGGACAGCCAATCAGCTGAGCCGGATGGCAGGGGAGGAGTTGAGGCAGTGCATGGAGGTCATAGGTCAGGATGCTTCACTGAGCCCTGAGCAGCGCCGAGCACTGTGGGTAAAGCTCAGGCAG GCCTACAGTCCAGTTAGAGGCCTGAGACCAGAGCAGGTTCTGGGGCTCGGCTGTCTGGTCACtgagctgggggagagagagctccAGGATACTAACCTGACTGACCTGGGTGTCCTGGCCTACCTGGGGGCTCTGACCGACTGGAGCCCAAAAAAG ATGAGAGCAGCAGTTGTTGGTGTGATGCGAAAGCGGAAGTTGAAGGTGGAGCAGCTCGGAGCTGTAGAAGTGGCTTCTCTAGGACACCTGCTCTGTGGTTTCACACCATCAGAGATCAACAGACTGGACCCCTACAACCTCAG CATGGCTGCTCTGTTCCTGAGGGAGCTGGCCCTGCCGTGTTCTGAGCAGCAGATGGAGGCTCTGACCGCCCGTCTCTCCAGTCCTCAGGCCTTTGGCCCCGTCAGTACCTGGGGCCCCGAGGTCTTCACTGAGATTGGCACACTAGCAG CGGGTCTGGAGGACATGGTTCTATCTGCTCTGGTACAGGAGCAGGTGGAGGGGCTCATCCCCGAAGCTATCGCCCTGATTCCCCCCACAAAGATGGCT gtggtaTTCAGTGCGGTCCAGCTGTCGTGGCTGAATGTGGAGCAGGCATGGGTGGTCACAGAGAAGCAGTGGGTGGAGCTGAACAGTGGGCAGAGACATGCCTTGGGCCTGGCGCAGTATGAGGGGGATGTCCTGCTAGAGCATAGAG GGAGGAATGTGGCCCCGGCAACACGGTCAGCTGACAGCCTCACTGTGTGCTTATTGTCTCTATGCTGTATGTTATGGCAGCTATCgtaa